A genomic stretch from Kovacikia minuta CCNUW1 includes:
- a CDS encoding ISL3 family transposase, with amino-acid sequence MKGNQEDLPIFNLITTQTRPFFQQLLPDSSKHQLEHCELDTEEQQLTLSVLSTQHLAKCPVCGPRSARTHSRYQRTLADLPCVHFKLTLTVQVSKFFCDTPGCIRRIFTERIPDIAAPWARETVRLVQRLEAIGLALGGAAGARLSHQVGTEVCGSTLLNVLAKLPLPEFEVPKILGVDDFAFRKGQQYGTLLVDLERHRPLALLADRKAETLAQWLAQHPGVEVLSRDRSATYRRGMNEGAPNAEQVADRFHLMQNLQETLEKLLNGYSSQLKAVEEQWRQAKTSPETVVVIALPTATVDAQAQALANHQRRVEQDQEMRRLHQQQWTQRAIAEAVGVSERTVQRRLKSPEVAKTSARRATLGRSILDPTSQGFSRAGMMVFKRPHC; translated from the coding sequence ATGAAGGGAAATCAGGAGGATCTGCCTATCTTCAACTTAATTACGACTCAGACCCGACCGTTTTTTCAACAGTTATTGCCTGATTCCAGCAAACATCAGTTGGAACACTGTGAACTCGATACTGAGGAACAGCAGCTGACTTTGAGTGTGCTTTCCACCCAACATCTTGCAAAATGTCCGGTGTGTGGCCCCCGGTCTGCCCGTACTCACAGCCGTTATCAGCGCACCCTGGCTGATTTACCTTGTGTTCATTTCAAGTTGACTCTAACCGTGCAAGTCAGTAAGTTTTTCTGTGATACTCCAGGTTGCATTCGGCGTATTTTCACCGAGCGAATTCCTGACATTGCGGCCCCCTGGGCGAGGGAAACCGTTCGATTGGTGCAGCGACTCGAAGCGATTGGTCTGGCGTTAGGCGGTGCTGCGGGTGCGCGTTTGTCCCATCAAGTCGGTACTGAAGTTTGCGGCAGCACCCTGTTGAATGTGCTTGCAAAACTTCCTCTACCTGAATTTGAGGTGCCCAAAATCCTGGGAGTCGATGACTTTGCCTTTCGCAAAGGACAGCAATACGGCACCCTTCTGGTGGATCTCGAACGACATCGTCCGCTTGCGCTGCTAGCTGATCGCAAAGCAGAAACCTTAGCCCAATGGTTGGCCCAGCACCCAGGGGTGGAGGTGTTGTCACGTGACCGTTCGGCCACCTACCGCCGTGGGATGAACGAAGGCGCACCCAATGCGGAGCAGGTGGCGGATCGGTTCCATCTCATGCAGAACTTACAGGAGACTCTAGAGAAGCTGCTAAACGGCTACAGTTCTCAGTTGAAAGCGGTTGAAGAACAATGGCGACAAGCCAAAACATCCCCAGAGACAGTGGTCGTCATCGCCCTGCCAACCGCCACTGTCGATGCTCAAGCCCAAGCCTTGGCGAATCACCAACGTCGAGTTGAACAAGACCAGGAAATGAGAAGATTACACCAGCAACAATGGACGCAGAGGGCAATTGCCGAGGCGGTGGGAGTGAGTGAGCGAACGGTTCAACGCAGACTCAAGTCCCCAGAAGTAGCGAAGACTTCCGCTCGACGAGCCACTTTGGGTCGGAGCATTCTCGACCCTACAAGTCAAGGATTCTCGCGTGCTGGAATGATGGTATTCAAGAGACCTCACTGTTAA
- a CDS encoding transposase has translation MVFLQQQGYTGSERTLMRYLKQLREAQGLPPKRALWTSGLAKVSDPQLPPFTARRASFLIVKSESHRDTEEVDLLARLVAAHPDLNEAVELAQEFSQLLRQRKAEGFEPWLMKVFKSKLKTFRAFAKSLFEDYAAVRASMVLEVSNGMVEGFNNRLKMVKRQMFGRAGLELLSKRFIVA, from the coding sequence ATGGTTTTCTTGCAACAACAAGGTTACACCGGCAGTGAGCGGACCCTGATGCGCTACCTCAAACAACTACGAGAAGCTCAGGGCCTGCCACCCAAGCGAGCACTTTGGACTTCGGGGTTGGCGAAAGTGAGCGACCCACAATTGCCGCCCTTCACTGCACGTCGCGCTAGTTTTCTGATTGTTAAATCCGAATCACATCGAGATACCGAAGAAGTCGATTTGTTAGCTCGATTGGTCGCAGCACATCCGGATTTGAACGAAGCGGTTGAGTTGGCTCAGGAGTTTTCACAATTGCTACGCCAACGTAAAGCAGAAGGGTTTGAACCTTGGTTGATGAAGGTGTTCAAGAGCAAACTCAAAACGTTTCGAGCATTTGCAAAGAGTCTTTTCGAGGATTATGCTGCGGTGCGAGCCAGCATGGTTTTAGAGGTGAGCAATGGCATGGTTGAAGGCTTCAACAATCGATTGAAGATGGTGAAACGGCAGATGTTTGGACGGGCTGGTTTAGAACTGCTGAGTAAGCGTTTCATTGTCGCTTAG